Proteins from a single region of Sinorhizobium alkalisoli:
- a CDS encoding aldehyde dehydrogenase family protein, whose translation MTLHQNLIAGEWVGGDGVANINPSNTNDVVGEYARASAEDAKAAIAAAKAAFPAWSRSGILERHAILKKTADEIMARKDELGRLLSREEGKTLAEGIGETVRAGQIFDFFAGECLRLAGEVVPSVRPNIGVEITREPVGVVGIITPWNFPIAIPAWKIAPALCYGNTVVFKPAELVPGCSWAIVDILHRAGLPKGVLNLVMGKGSVVGQAMLDSADVHAITFTGSVGTGKRVAMASVEHNRKFQLEMGGKNPFVVLDDADLSVAVEAAVNSAFFSTGQRCTASSRIIVTEGIHDRFVAAMGERMRGLVVDDALKAGTHIGPVVDQGQLNQDTDYIAIGKQEGAQLAFGGELITRDTPGFYLQPALFTEATNAMRISREEIFGPVAAVIRVKDYDEALAIANDTPFGLSSGIATTSLKHATHFKRNAEAGMVMVNLPTAGVDFHVPFGGRKGSSYGPREQGKYAAEFYTTVKTAYTLA comes from the coding sequence ATGACACTTCACCAGAACCTGATTGCCGGCGAATGGGTCGGCGGCGACGGCGTTGCCAACATCAATCCGTCGAATACCAACGACGTCGTCGGCGAATATGCCCGGGCAAGCGCCGAGGATGCGAAAGCCGCGATCGCCGCGGCGAAGGCGGCCTTTCCGGCCTGGTCGCGCTCCGGCATCCTTGAGCGCCACGCAATCCTCAAGAAGACCGCCGACGAGATCATGGCGCGCAAGGACGAGCTTGGGCGGCTCTTGTCGCGGGAGGAGGGCAAGACGCTTGCCGAAGGCATCGGCGAGACGGTGCGCGCCGGCCAGATCTTCGACTTCTTCGCCGGCGAGTGCCTGCGCCTGGCCGGCGAGGTCGTCCCGTCGGTGCGCCCGAACATCGGCGTCGAGATCACCCGTGAACCGGTCGGCGTCGTCGGCATCATCACGCCCTGGAATTTCCCGATCGCCATTCCGGCCTGGAAGATCGCGCCGGCGCTTTGCTACGGCAACACCGTCGTCTTCAAGCCGGCGGAGCTGGTGCCGGGCTGCTCCTGGGCGATCGTCGACATCCTGCACCGCGCCGGCCTGCCGAAAGGCGTCCTGAACCTCGTGATGGGCAAGGGCTCGGTCGTCGGCCAGGCGATGCTCGACAGCGCGGACGTCCATGCGATCACCTTCACCGGCTCGGTCGGCACCGGCAAACGCGTGGCGATGGCCTCGGTCGAGCACAATCGCAAGTTCCAGCTGGAGATGGGCGGCAAGAATCCGTTCGTCGTGCTCGACGATGCCGATCTGTCGGTGGCGGTCGAAGCGGCGGTCAACTCCGCCTTCTTCTCGACCGGCCAACGCTGCACGGCCTCGTCGCGGATCATCGTCACCGAGGGCATCCACGACAGGTTCGTCGCGGCGATGGGTGAGCGCATGCGGGGCCTCGTCGTCGACGACGCGCTGAAGGCCGGCACCCATATCGGCCCGGTGGTCGATCAGGGCCAGCTGAACCAGGACACCGACTATATCGCCATCGGCAAGCAGGAGGGGGCGCAGCTCGCCTTCGGCGGCGAGCTGATCACGCGCGATACGCCCGGCTTCTACCTGCAGCCGGCGCTGTTCACCGAGGCGACCAACGCCATGCGCATCTCTCGCGAGGAGATCTTCGGACCGGTCGCCGCGGTTATCCGCGTCAAGGACTATGACGAGGCGCTCGCTATCGCCAACGACACGCCCTTCGGGCTCTCCTCCGGCATCGCCACGACGAGCCTCAAGCATGCGACGCATTTCAAGCGCAATGCCGAAGCCGGCATGGTGATGGTCAACCTGCCGACGGCGGGCGTCGATTTCCACGTCCCCTTCGGCGGTCGCAAGGGCTCCTCCTACGGCCCGCGCGAACAGGGCAAATACGCCGCCGAATTCTACACAACCGTCAAGACAGCCTACACCCTGGCCTGA